ATACCCAGGAAACACCTTTGTTCCAATTCTCTCTAAATGAATATGTAATACGTTCGCTTCAAAATTTGTCACAATTTCAAGTAAGTGTTGCAAATGTCCTGGTTTATCCTTAATTGTTGTCGCAATGTGAACAAATCGACCAGCTTCAACCATTCCATGTTCAATAATACGAGTGATAAAGTTTACGTCGACATTCCCTCCACTTAAAACTGACACAACCTTTTTTTCCTTCACAGGTACTTTTTGATATAGTAGCGCCGCTAATGAACTAGCACCGGACCCCTCTACTAATAATTTATTGCGTTCAAGTAGCATTAGCATCGTTCGTGCAATTTCCATTTCATCCACACAAAAAATATCATCTACGTAGCGCTCTACAAGCTGAAAAGTAAGCTCACCTGGTCTTTTTACCGCGATTCCATCTGCCATAGTCGGCGAAGATTCTACTGTAATTACCTTCTTTTCTTCAAAGGATTGCTTCATACCTGGACAAGCAAGCGCTTGTACACCATATATTTTTACCGATGGCTTCTGTTCTTTAATCGCCATCGCTATACCTGCAATTAAACCTCCGCCTCCAACAGGACAGATTACTGCATCTATATCATCAAACTGCTGCATAATTTCTAATCCAACTGTACCTTGACCAGCAATGACAGCCTCATCATCAAACGGGTGAACAAACTTCGCTCCCGTTTGTTCTTTTAAATCAAGTGCGTAAGCTAAAGCATCGTCAAATACATCACCTTGCAACTCTACATGTGCACCATATCGCTTAGTCGCAAGCACTTTACTAAGCGGGGCACCTTTTGGCATCACAATCGTACAAGGAATACCGAGCATATTACTAGAATAGGCAACTCCTTGTGCATGATTTCCAGCAGACGCTGCAACAACCCCATTTTCTAATTCACCTTTATCAAGAGAAACCATCTTATTATAAGAACCACGTACTTTAAAAGAACCCGTCTTTTGTAAATTTTCGAGTTTCAAATATACTTCATTATGCGATAGTTCACTAAATGTACTTGAATAATCTAGTGGTGTCATATGGACAATGCCTTTCATTTTCTCATGAGCAGCTATAATATCTTGTAAAGAAATCATATGTTCCCCTCCGAAACGATATATGTTCATACATATTAGTTTGAGCCGCACACTTTGTTTTATACGACAAAAA
This sequence is a window from Bacillus pseudomycoides DSM 12442. Protein-coding genes within it:
- the ilvA gene encoding threonine ammonia-lyase, which encodes MISLQDIIAAHEKMKGIVHMTPLDYSSTFSELSHNEVYLKLENLQKTGSFKVRGSYNKMVSLDKGELENGVVAASAGNHAQGVAYSSNMLGIPCTIVMPKGAPLSKVLATKRYGAHVELQGDVFDDALAYALDLKEQTGAKFVHPFDDEAVIAGQGTVGLEIMQQFDDIDAVICPVGGGGLIAGIAMAIKEQKPSVKIYGVQALACPGMKQSFEEKKVITVESSPTMADGIAVKRPGELTFQLVERYVDDIFCVDEMEIARTMLMLLERNKLLVEGSGASSLAALLYQKVPVKEKKVVSVLSGGNVDVNFITRIIEHGMVEAGRFVHIATTIKDKPGHLQHLLEIVTNFEANVLHIHLERIGTKVFPGYAQLHLSLETKNKNHIEEVLSAIEKKGYNVEVIE